Genomic window (Streptomyces liliiviolaceus):
ATGTCCGAGGCCGCGATGGAAGACCGCAAGCGCGAAGGGTACTTCTAGCCATGACGAGCACCATCGAGCCCACCGAGCCCATCGAGCCGCTGTCGGTCGAGCAGCTGTCCGAGACGACGCTGCTCCGGTTCGCGACCGCGGGTTCCGTCGATGACGGCAAGTCCACCCTCGTGGGCCGCCTGCTCCACGACTCCAAGTCGGTCCTCACCGACCAGCTCGAAGCCGTCGAACACGCCTCCCGCAACCGCGGCCAGGACACCCCCGACCTCGCCCTGCTCACCGACGGCCTGCGCGCCGAACGCGAACAGGGCATCACCATCGACGTCGCCTACCGCTACTTCGCCACCGCCAAGCGCCGCTTCATCCTCGCCGACACCCCCGGCCATGTGCAGTACACCCGCAACATGGTGACGGGGGCGTCCACCGCCGAGCTGACGGTGGTCCTGGTCGACGCGCGCAACGGCGTCGTCGAGCAGACCCGCCGCCACGCCGCGATCGCCGCCCTCCTGCGTGTCCCGCACGTCGTGCTCGCCGTGAACAAGATGGACCTCGTCGACTACCGGGAGCCGGTGTTCGCCGCGATCGCCGAGGAGTTCACGGCGTACGCGTCCGAACTGGGCGTTCCCGAGATCACCGCGATCCCCATCTCCGCGCTCGCCGGGGACAACGTGGTCGACCCGTCCGCGAACATGGACTGGTACGGCGGCCCCACCTTCCTGGAGCACCTGGAGACCCTCCCGGTCAGCCACGACCTCGCGACCTGCCACGCGCGGCTGCCCGTGCAGTACGTGATCCGCCCGCAGACCGCCGAGCACCCCGACTACCGCGGGTACGCCGGTCAGATCGCGGCCGGGGCCTTCCGCGTCGGCGAGGCGGTCACCGTGCTGCCCTCCGGCCGCACCTCGCGGATCGCCTCGATCGACCTGCTGGGCGAGCCGGTCGACCTGGCCTGGACGACGCAGTCGGTGACGGTCCTCCTGGAGGACGACGTCGACATCTCCCGCGGCGACCTGATCGTGCCGACCAAGGACGCGCCCGCGACCACGCAGGACATCGAGGCGACGGTCTGCCACGTGGCCGACGCGCCGCTGACCATCGGCCACCGCGTCCTGCTCAAGCACGGCACCCGCACGGTCAAGGCGATCGTCAAGGACATCCCCTCGCGGCTGACCCTCGACGACCTGTCCCTGCACCCGCACCCGGGCCACCTGGTCGCCAACGACATCGGGCGCGTGAAGATCCGTACCGCCGAGCCGCTGCCGGTGGACTCGTACGCCGACTCCCGGCGCACCGGCTCGTTCATCCTGATCGACCCCTCCGACGGCACCACGCTCACCGCGGGCATGGTCGGCGAGTCCTTCGCCTCCCCGGAGCCCGTGCGGGCCGAGGCGGACGAGGACGGGTGGGACTTCTGACATGACGACCACCATCGACGTCTACTCCACGTTCGCGAAGGAGGGCGGCCGCGTCGGCAGCGGCGCCCTCGGCGCCGGACAGGGCGGAGTCGCGCGATGTGCGTGCTGACGTACGCGCACTGCCTGCGCGCCCCGTCCCCCCGCCCGCCGTCGCGGATACGACGAAGACCTGCCGACCTCCCGGCCACGACCTGAAGAACCGTGACCGCCGGGCCAACGAGAGGAAACCCTCCCGTGCCTGCCAAGGGCTCCACACTGCTTCGCCGCGGCATAGCCGTGGCCGCCGCGCTCCCCCTCCTGACCCTCGCCGCCTGCGGTTACGGCTCCGACAAGGACGAGGACACCTCGAAGGTCGCCGCCGAGGGCAAGAAGCTCTCCGCCGACACCGTCCGGATCGGCTACTTCCCGAACCTGACGCACGCCACCGCGCTCGTGGGTGACCAGGAAGGGCTGCTGCAGAAGGAGCTCGGGGGCACGAAGGCCTCGTACTCCCAGTTCAACGCGGGTCCGTCCGAGATCGAGGCGCTGAACTCCGGGTCGATCGACATCGGCTGGATCGGCCCCTCCCCCGCCATCAACGGCTACAGCACGACCGACGGCAAGGGCCTGCGGATCATCGGCGGCTCCGCCTCCGGCGGGGTGAAGCTGGTGGTGAACCCGGACAAGATCAAGTCCACGAAGGACATCAAGGGCAAGAAGATCGCCACCCCGCAGCTGGGCAACACGCAGGACGTGGCGTTCCTCAACTGGATCGCCGAGCAGGGCTGGAAGGTCAACGCCCAGAGCGGCAAGGGCGACGTCTCCGTGGTCCGTACGGACAACAAGATCACGCCGGACGCCTACAAGTCGGGGTCCATCGACGGCGCCTGGGTGCCGGAGCCGACCGCGTCCAAGCTGGTCGCCGAGGGCGCGAAGGTGCTGCTCGACGAGGCCGACCTGTGGCCCGACAAGAAGTTCGTGATCACGAACATCATCGTGTCGCAGAAGTTCCTCAAGGAGCACCCGGACGTCGTCGAGGCCGTGCTGCGCGGCTCGGTGAAGACCAACAAGTGGATCAACGCCAACCCGGACGAGGCGAAGGCCGCCGCCAACACCAAGCTCAAGGCGCTGTCCGGCAAGGAGCTGCCCGCCGAGGTCATCGACCCGGCGTGGAAGTCGATCCAGTTCACCGACGACCCGCTGGCCTCGACCCTCGACACCGAGGCCGAGCACGCGGTGAAGGCCGGACTGCTGGAGAAGCCCGACCTCAACGGCATCTACGACCTCGCGCCGCTGAACAAGGTCCTCAAGGCCGAGGGCGCGAGCGCGGTCGACGACGCCGGTCTCGGCGTCAAGTAAGCCCGGAAAGCCGAGAGTTCAGGCCCGGACCCATGAGTTCCCAGGAGGTGACGACCGTGGCAACCGCCCTCGCAAAGACCGCCGACGCCGAAGCCGGTACGTCGGCGGAGTACGCCGCCCGGATCGAGCACGTCTCGAAGTCCTTCGCCGGCCCCGCCGGGCAGCAGCTCGTCCTGGACGACATCACGCTCGATGTCGCGCCCGGCGAGTTCGTCACCCTCCTGGGAGCCTCGGGGTGTGGCAAGTCGACGCTGCTGAACCTGGTCGCGGGGCTCGACGAGCCGTCCGCGGGCGGCATCAGCACCGACGGCCGCCCGGCCCTGATGTTCCAGGAGCACGCCCTCTTCCCGTGGCTGACCGCGGGCAAGAACATCGAGCTGGCCCTGAAACTGCGGGGCGTGGCCAAGGCCGACCGCCGCACCAGGGCGGAGGAGCTCCTGGCGCTCGTCCGGCTGGAGGGCGCGTACGGCAAGCGGGTGCACGAGCTGTCCGGCGGTATGCGGCAGCGGGTCGCGCTGGCCCGCGCGCTCGCCCAGGACAGCCGGCTGCTGCTGATGGACGAGCCGTTCGCGGCCCTCGACGCCATCACGCGGGACGTGCTGCACGACGAGCTGACCCGGATCTGGCGCGAGACGAACGTGTCGGTGCTGTTCGTGACGCACAACGTGCGCGAGGCGGTACGGCTCGCCGAGCGCGTGGTGCTGCTGTCCTCGCGCCCGGGGCGCGTCGCGCGGGAGTGGACGGTCGACATTCCGCAGCCGCGCCGTATCGAGGACCCCGCCGTGGCGGAACTGTCCGTCGAGATCACCGAACAACTGCGTGGGGAGATCCGCCGCCATGGCCAGCACTGAGACGAGCGCCGTCAAGGACGGCGGCGCGACGGGCACGGGCGGCGCGACGGGCGAGGGCCGCGAGGACGAACGCGTCGGGCAGAGCGCCGATCTCGCCGGACTCGAAGCCGGTCTCGACGCGCTGGACACGGTCCAGACGAAGAGGACCCCGTTCCGCCGGACCTTCGTGGAGAAGATCTTCCCGCCGATCGTCGCCGTGGCCCTGGTGCTGGTCGTCTGGCAGGTCCTGGTGTGGGCCGAGGTCACCGACAGCTACAAGCTGCCGGCCCCGTCCGCGGTCTGGGACGAGGTCCAGGAGGCCTGGCTGGAGGGCACGCTCCTCGAATACATCTGGACGAGCGTCTCGCGCGGTCTGCTGGGCTTCCTGATGGCCCTCGTCATCGGCACCCCGCTCGGGCTGCTGGTCGCGCGGGTGAAGTTCGTGCGCGCGGCGATCGGCCCGATCCTGTCCGGCCTCCAGTCGCTGCCGTCGGTGGCGTGGGTGCCGCCGGCCGTCCTGTGGCTCGGCCTCAACGACTCGATGATGTACGCGGTCATCCTGCTCGGCGCGGTCCCCTCGATCGCCAACGGTCTCGTCTCCGGCGTCGACCAGGTCCCGCCGCTGTTCCTGCGGGCGGGCCGCACGATGGGCGCGACGGGCCTGCGCGGCACCTGGCACGTCGTGATCCCGGCCGCGCTGCCCGGATATCTCGCGGGGCTGAAGCAGGGCTGGGCGTTCTCCTGGCGCTCCCTGATGGCCGCCGAGATCATCGCGTCCTCGCCGGACCTGGGCGTCGGCCTCGGCCAGCTGCTGGAGAACGGCCGTACGGCCAACAGCATGCCCATGGTGTTCCTCGCCATCCTCCTCATCCTGATCGTCGGTATCGCCATCGACCTGCTGATCTTCAGCCCGCTGGAGCGGTGGGTGCTGCGCAGCCGTGGTCTCCTGGTGAAGAGCTGAGCCGCAACGAGAGCCGAGTGAAGAGCTGACCTCCATGTCGAAACCGGTACTCCTCGTCGTCGCCCACGGCAGCCGCGACCCGCGCCATGCCGCGACCGTGCACGACCTGGTACGCCAGGTGCGGGCGCGGCGGCCCGGGATGCGCGTGGAGGCCGGATTCCTGGAGTTCAACCTCCCCTCGGTCTCCGGCAAACTGGAATCCCTGGCGGCGGAGGGCGTACGCGACATCGTCGCCCTCCCTCTCCTGCTGACCCGCGCCTTCCACGCGAAGGCGGACATCCCGTCGGTGCTGAGCCAGGCACCGGCCCGGCTGCGGATCCGGCAGGCCGAGGTGCTCGGCCCGTCACCCCTGCTGACGTCCGCGCTCGAACGACGGCTGTACGAGGCGGGGCTGTCCCCCGCCGACAAGTCCTCGACCGGGGTCGTCCTGGCCGCGGCGGGGTCCACCGACCCGGAGGCGATCGCAGTGATCGCAGACATCGCGCGGGAGTGGCGGCGGACCGGTTGGTGCGCCGTGCGGCCTGCGTTCGCCTCCGCGGGATCGCTGCCGCGGACGGGGGAGGTGGTGGAGTCCTTGCGTGCGCTGGGGTGTGCGCGGGTGGTTGTGGCGCCGTACTTCCTCGCGCCGGGGCGGTTGCCGGACCGGGTCGCGCGGGAGGCTGGTGGGGCGGATCTGTTGGCGCCGGTGCTGGGAGCGGCGCCGGAGGTTGCGCGCGTGCTCCTGTCCCGCTACGACGCGGCCGCCGCGGTGTCGGCTCTGGCCGCCGTGGGGGCTTGAGCGTTCACCTGCGGGCCGGTGGGGCTGCCCCTTAACGATTGCGCAGTTCCCCGCGCCCCTTCAAGACAAAAGATTGCGCAGTTCCCCGCGCCCCTGGGTACCCAGGGGCGCGGGGAACTGCGCGATGGGGGCGAGGGGGCGGAGCCCCCATGCAGTGACGGGGAGGGTAGGGGCGGCGGGGGCGGACTTCGTTCTTCACTTCAGGACCATGCCGCACACACAACCCCTCCCACCTCGCCGGATTGCGAAAGTCACTCCCCCCAACCCCCCAAATCTGATGGGATGTCGGTCGCAGGCACGACCGGGGGAGCGGTACAGGTGGCAGGTCTGGAGTTCGGGCATCACCTAGGCCTGCCCCAAGCGCTGTCCGCACTCCCCCTCACCCCCCTGACCCCCGGCTACACCCGCCTGGTAGCCACCCAACACGCCGCCGGCCTGCGCCACATGGGCGAACTCTTCGCCCCGGGCCCCGGCACCGCCCCGGGCACGGCCCCCGGACTGCGCGTCCTGGACGGCGTGTTCGTCCCCCTCGGCCCCCGCGGCCGACGACGCGTCGACCAGGCACTCCTGGCCGACCTGGGCCGCGGCACGGGCCCGAGGGCAACCCTCGCGAACGACCTCGCCGCACTCCACCGCAGCGACCCGCAGGCCCTGCGCAGAGTCCTGCTGTACCAACTGATCGGCCTCCTCCAGGACCACCCGAACGGCCACCACCCCGACACCGCACGAGCATTGGGCATCCACGCCGACGAATCCGCGGGCCTCGCCGCCGCCGCCCGCACCCGCCCCGTCCTGGACAAGGCACAGCGGACCGCCGCCGAGTCACTGGCCGACGCCTGGGCCGAGCACCGGCTGCGTCGCGTGCGCAAACTCCTGGAACGACTGCCGACCACCGGCCGCGACCCGGCGCTGGACGCCCTGCGGACCACCCTCGCCCGGCGGCTGGGCCACGCCGACGCCGCGCTGGACGCGGCCCGTGCCGCCGAGCGGGCGGGCGACACCGAGGCCGCGACGGAGGAGTACCTGCGGACCCTGCGCCTCGCCGCGGACGACCGCAAGGCCCTGTTCAGCCTCGTACGCATCCACCGGCCCCGTCACGACGACCGCGCCGAGCGGCTGCGGTGCGCACTGCGCCCGGAGTCGGCGGCGCTGGCCTGGGACGCGGCAGAGCCCGGCGTCGTCTGGCGGATCCTGCGGCTCCGGCGCACCGGGCGCGGCAGCACCGAGGTACGCGAGGTCCGCCAGGTGCCCGCGGGTGCGACCGGCACGGGCGGCGTGTGCGGCACGGAGGACCGGGCGATACCGCTCGGGAGCATGGTGCGTTACGTGGCGCTCCCCCTGCGCGAGGGCCGCGTGGACGGCGTACCGCTCGTCGCGCGGGAGTTGCCGCTCACGCCCGAGGCGGACGGTCTCACGCTGACGGACGGCCGGGAGCGGATCGACGGCACCTGGCGGACACCGCCCGGCGCCACGGAGGTGAATGTCGAGCACACCGGCCCCGACGGCCCGACCGGCGCGCTCCCCTGCGACAGGGACCGGTTCGCGGCCACCGGGCTGCCGCCCGGCCCGCACCGGTTCCGGGTCGTCTGCCACTACCGCACGCCCGAGGGTCAGGTCGTCGCGTCCCCGGGCGTCGAGGCGGCCCGCACGGTGCACCGCTGGCCCGACCCCGTACGGACGCTCACGGCCACGGCCGAGGGCGAGACGATCCGGTTCGCCTGGACGGGCGGCGGGGGCGGCGGGGGCGCCGAGGACGGCGTACCCGAGGAGCCCACGGACGTACGGCTGGTGTGCTGGCCCGGCGAAGCTCCCGCGCCCGGAACCGAGTTGGCCACCGACGGGCTGCCCGAGCCGCTGCCGTGGCCCCGCCCGCACGACGGCGAACCGGTGCTGTGCCCACCGCCCGGCACCCACGCCGAGGTCGCGGCCGTCGCCGTGCTCGGGGAGCGTGCCGTGGCCGGACCGGCCGTCACCGTGGAGGCGCCCGTCCCCGTGACCGGGCTGAGCCTGCGGCGGCAGGCGGACGGCCAGGTGCAGGTGGTCCTGGACTGGCCCGAGGGCACCGGACTGCTGACCGTCAGCTGGACGGAGAGCGGCGGGCACACGGGCGAACAGGCCGTCGCCGCGCACCAGTACCGGCGTCAGGGCCTGCGGCTGCCGGTCGGCCGGGGCGGTGTCCGGGTCCGGGCCGTGCCCGCGCCGCGCGCCTCGGGGTCCGTGGTCGCGCTGCCGTCGGCCGCCGAGACGGAGCTGCCGCCGGACGCGTCCGTCGCGTACCGCCTGGTGCCCGCGCCGCGCCGGATGCTGCGGCGCGGCAAGCCCCTGATCCGCGTCACCCTCTCCGCCCCGGATTCCTCCCCCACCTCCTCCTCCGAGGAGAATGAGCCCCGGCTGCCGGAGCAGCTGCCGGAGTTCGTCTGTGTCGCGCGCAGTGGCACGCTCCGTCCCCGCGGGCCCGCGGACGGCACCACCGTGCTCAGGATCGCCGGTGCCGAGCTGCTGGAACTGCGTACGGTCGAGCACGAGTTGGACTCGGCCCCCTGCCCCGTCCCGTACACCCTGCGCGGGTTTCTGCTCGGCGCGCACGCCACGTCCGTACGACTCGAAGAACCGTCCCCCGCGACCCTGGTGGTGCGCTGAACCCATGACGACCGTCATCTGCCCCTACTGCTTCGCCCGTTCGTCGGCCGCCGGGCTGCCCTACCGCTGTCTGATGATCGCGGGCGGGGTGCGCGGATCGCAGCCGTGCGGACCCGAACGCGACGACGTGTGGGCCGAGTTCATGGGCCCGAGCATCCCGCCGTCGGCCCGGATGCGCGGTCCGGTCTTCACCCGGCCGCGCTCCCCGGTGTCCAGACTGCGGCCCGCCGCGAACGCGGGTCCCGCCGTCTGTCCGGGCTGTGGCGTGACCACGACGGTACGGGTGTGCGGCTCCTGCCACAGCGATCTGCCCAGCGACTACTGCGAGCAGGACAGCCGGATCATCGCCCTGGTCGGTGCGAAGGCGTCCGGCAAGAGCACGTATGTCGCCGTGCTGGTCAACGAGTTGAACCGGCGGGTCGGCCAGGCCTTCGACGCCTCGCTGGCCGCGATGGGCCAGGGCACGCAGCAGCGCGACAAGGAGATGGCCCAGGACCTGTACGAGCGGCTTCGGCTGCCGGACGCGACCCGGCCCGCCGCGCTGGGCTTCAACGATCCGCTGCTGTACCGGCTGAGCCTGCCCCGGCGCGGGCGGCTCGGCACGGGCAGCCGGCACACGACCCTCGTGTTCTTCGACGCGGCGGGCGAGGACCTCGCGGGCGCCGACGCAGTCGACCGCTACACCCGCTATCTCAGCGCGGCCGACGGCATCATCCTGCTCGTGGACCCGCTGCAACTCGGTTCGGTGCGCGACCGGTTGCCGCTCGGCGACGGGCCGCCGCTGCCCGCCGTGGAGACCCCGCCGCAGCAGATCGCGGCGGATCTGGCGACCCAGCTGCGGGCGCACGGCCGGGGCGGTTCGCGCGGCCGGGTCGGTACACCGATAGCGGTGGCGGTGACCAAGACGGACATGCTGCGGCCGCTGCTCGACCCGCACTCGCCCCTGCTCAACAGCGCCACCCACGACGGTGGGACCCTCGACGAGGACGACCGGCTCGCGGTGCACGAGGAGCTGCGCTCCCACCTGGCCGACTGGGACTCGGGGGCGCTGTACCGGCAACTGGAGCGCGACTTCGCGGAGTTGTCGCTGTTCGGTCTCTCGGCGCTGGGTGCGCCACCGCCCGCCGACGCCCCGGCGGACGTACCGAAGTCGGGGCCGCAGCCGTTGCGCGTGGAGGATCCTCTGCTGTGGCTGCTGGCCCGGCGCGGGCTGCTGCCGGTGACGAACGCACGGAAAGGACCGTCCAGGTGACGCTCTCCCAGCTCCACTACACCTCCGCGCCGCCGGGGCCCGGCGGGTCCGGCTTCCGCTTCACGGCGGTCAGCGAGGACGTGCCGCAGGGCGTGCTCAGAGAGGCGGAGCAGCTCATCGGGTACGAGCCGCCGCGGGACTCCCCCGCACGGCCCGACGCCGACGAACTCTCGGGTTTCCCCACCGCGTTCAGTTTCAGCGAGCTCTCCGACGGCGGGCGGCTGCTGAGCCGTTCCGTCTACACGGGCGTCGACTACAGCGGGCGGTGGGGCAACTTCCACGCCCATGCCCTCCATCTGCCCGCGGGGGGACGGCTGCCGGACGGCGCGCTGCCCATCGCGGCCTGGGAGTCCCGGCGTTGGGGCCGGGCGACGCCGGACGGCGGCAGGCCCGAGCCGATCGACCGCTTCGAGCCGTCGGGGCTCATGCGGCACGAGGCGCTGGTGGCCTTCGCGGTGTCCCGCGCCGACCGGCTCGCGGCGGTCCTCGCGGACGTCCGGGCGGTCGCGGACGACCCGGGTGCCGGGCAGGTCGTGCTCGTGGAGCGGGACAGCGCCGCGGTGGCCCAGTGGATCGCGCTGGCCTGCGCGGTGCTGCCGCGCGAGCAGGCGCACCGGCTGACCTTCACGACGTACACGCGGCGGCCCGTGCAGGCCAGGCAGCAGATCATCGGCGTACTGCCGTCGTCCGAGACCGTGGCGTACGGCCATCGGCACCGGGTCCACGACTGCACCCGGCCGCCCGTGCCCGCCGCTCCCGGCACGTCCGCAGAGGCTGTGGCGGACCCGTGGGCGGAGGTGTGCGCCCGGGTGTGGCGGGCGGGCAGGCCCGATCTGTTCCGGCGTCACGGGCCGGACCTCGGTTCCCTGGCCGCGGCGGCGCTCACGGCTCGTGTCCCGCTGCCCCCGGCCGCCCTCACGGCGGCCACGCACTGGGTCCGCGACCGTGCGGGGAGTCTGCCCGAGGACGAACTGGCCGCGATCGTCACGGCGTTGTGCGAGGCACGGCCGGCGGACGACGCAGGACCTGTGGACCGGGAGACATCGGGTACGGACTCCGCGGGCGACTTCGTCGCGGGGCTGACCGCGCTCTTCGAGCGTCTCGACGGACAGGTGCCCGCCGTCGTCTCCGCGCCGCTCGCCGCGCGGGTGCTGACGGCGGCGGTGCGCGGCGACGGGCCCGTCCCCGTCGTCCACGGCGGCTCGTTCACCCCCGAGGCGCGGACGCGGCTCGGCGCGGAGCTGGGGTACGCGATCCGCTCGGGCGTGGCCGACCCGGCGCAGCCGCCGGCCGGGCGCCCGCTCGGTCTTCTGCGCGTCGCCGATCTGCTGGAGGTCGACTGCACCGACCTTCTCCCGGACCTCGCGGCGCGGCTGGCCCAGGCCCTCATGGACATCCCCGAGGCGCGGGCGCACGCCTCCGCCACGGGCCCGGAGCCCCGTACGGGCACCGGGCACCCGGGGCGGCGCACCCCGGCGGCGACCGCCGACCGCGACGGGGCGATCCCCTGGTGGAGCACGCGCACGGGCCCGGCCCAGCCCGGAACCGGGAACGGGGCCCGGGCGGGCACCGGCATCGGCCCCGGGACCGGCCACGACGCCGCCACCGGCGTGACCGGGCCTGGCGGTCCCGCCGACGCCGCTGGTCTCACCGGCCCGGCGCACCCCGGCGGGCCCGGCAGCTCCAGCGGCTCCAGCGGCTCCAGCGGCCCTGACTGGCCAGCACGTCCCGGCAGGCTCAGCGGCACCGGCGGACCGGACCGCCCTGGCTGGCCCAGCAGAGCTGGCGGACCCGGCGACCTTGCCGGACCAGCACTCCCCGGCGGCGCTGGCGGACCCGGCGGACCGGCGCGGCCCGGTAGCCCCGTTGGGCCCGGCAGCCCCGTCGGGCCCGGGGAGCTCGCCGGGCTGCGCGACGCCGTCGCCGCGCACCCGACCCTGCGGATCGCCCTCTTCGGCGCGCTCGACGCGATCTCCGCCGACCGGCCGGTGTCCGCCGCGCG
Coding sequences:
- a CDS encoding sulfate adenylyltransferase subunit 1; its protein translation is MTSTIEPTEPIEPLSVEQLSETTLLRFATAGSVDDGKSTLVGRLLHDSKSVLTDQLEAVEHASRNRGQDTPDLALLTDGLRAEREQGITIDVAYRYFATAKRRFILADTPGHVQYTRNMVTGASTAELTVVLVDARNGVVEQTRRHAAIAALLRVPHVVLAVNKMDLVDYREPVFAAIAEEFTAYASELGVPEITAIPISALAGDNVVDPSANMDWYGGPTFLEHLETLPVSHDLATCHARLPVQYVIRPQTAEHPDYRGYAGQIAAGAFRVGEAVTVLPSGRTSRIASIDLLGEPVDLAWTTQSVTVLLEDDVDISRGDLIVPTKDAPATTQDIEATVCHVADAPLTIGHRVLLKHGTRTVKAIVKDIPSRLTLDDLSLHPHPGHLVANDIGRVKIRTAEPLPVDSYADSRRTGSFILIDPSDGTTLTAGMVGESFASPEPVRAEADEDGWDF
- a CDS encoding aliphatic sulfonate ABC transporter substrate-binding protein, producing the protein MPAKGSTLLRRGIAVAAALPLLTLAACGYGSDKDEDTSKVAAEGKKLSADTVRIGYFPNLTHATALVGDQEGLLQKELGGTKASYSQFNAGPSEIEALNSGSIDIGWIGPSPAINGYSTTDGKGLRIIGGSASGGVKLVVNPDKIKSTKDIKGKKIATPQLGNTQDVAFLNWIAEQGWKVNAQSGKGDVSVVRTDNKITPDAYKSGSIDGAWVPEPTASKLVAEGAKVLLDEADLWPDKKFVITNIIVSQKFLKEHPDVVEAVLRGSVKTNKWINANPDEAKAAANTKLKALSGKELPAEVIDPAWKSIQFTDDPLASTLDTEAEHAVKAGLLEKPDLNGIYDLAPLNKVLKAEGASAVDDAGLGVK
- a CDS encoding ABC transporter ATP-binding protein → MSSQEVTTVATALAKTADAEAGTSAEYAARIEHVSKSFAGPAGQQLVLDDITLDVAPGEFVTLLGASGCGKSTLLNLVAGLDEPSAGGISTDGRPALMFQEHALFPWLTAGKNIELALKLRGVAKADRRTRAEELLALVRLEGAYGKRVHELSGGMRQRVALARALAQDSRLLLMDEPFAALDAITRDVLHDELTRIWRETNVSVLFVTHNVREAVRLAERVVLLSSRPGRVAREWTVDIPQPRRIEDPAVAELSVEITEQLRGEIRRHGQH
- a CDS encoding ABC transporter permease, which translates into the protein MASTETSAVKDGGATGTGGATGEGREDERVGQSADLAGLEAGLDALDTVQTKRTPFRRTFVEKIFPPIVAVALVLVVWQVLVWAEVTDSYKLPAPSAVWDEVQEAWLEGTLLEYIWTSVSRGLLGFLMALVIGTPLGLLVARVKFVRAAIGPILSGLQSLPSVAWVPPAVLWLGLNDSMMYAVILLGAVPSIANGLVSGVDQVPPLFLRAGRTMGATGLRGTWHVVIPAALPGYLAGLKQGWAFSWRSLMAAEIIASSPDLGVGLGQLLENGRTANSMPMVFLAILLILIVGIAIDLLIFSPLERWVLRSRGLLVKS
- a CDS encoding sirohydrochlorin chelatase, with product MSKPVLLVVAHGSRDPRHAATVHDLVRQVRARRPGMRVEAGFLEFNLPSVSGKLESLAAEGVRDIVALPLLLTRAFHAKADIPSVLSQAPARLRIRQAEVLGPSPLLTSALERRLYEAGLSPADKSSTGVVLAAAGSTDPEAIAVIADIAREWRRTGWCAVRPAFASAGSLPRTGEVVESLRALGCARVVVAPYFLAPGRLPDRVAREAGGADLLAPVLGAAPEVARVLLSRYDAAAAVSALAAVGA
- a CDS encoding TRAFAC clade GTPase domain-containing protein — translated: MTTVICPYCFARSSAAGLPYRCLMIAGGVRGSQPCGPERDDVWAEFMGPSIPPSARMRGPVFTRPRSPVSRLRPAANAGPAVCPGCGVTTTVRVCGSCHSDLPSDYCEQDSRIIALVGAKASGKSTYVAVLVNELNRRVGQAFDASLAAMGQGTQQRDKEMAQDLYERLRLPDATRPAALGFNDPLLYRLSLPRRGRLGTGSRHTTLVFFDAAGEDLAGADAVDRYTRYLSAADGIILLVDPLQLGSVRDRLPLGDGPPLPAVETPPQQIAADLATQLRAHGRGGSRGRVGTPIAVAVTKTDMLRPLLDPHSPLLNSATHDGGTLDEDDRLAVHEELRSHLADWDSGALYRQLERDFAELSLFGLSALGAPPPADAPADVPKSGPQPLRVEDPLLWLLARRGLLPVTNARKGPSR
- a CDS encoding GTPase-associated protein 1-related protein yields the protein MTLSQLHYTSAPPGPGGSGFRFTAVSEDVPQGVLREAEQLIGYEPPRDSPARPDADELSGFPTAFSFSELSDGGRLLSRSVYTGVDYSGRWGNFHAHALHLPAGGRLPDGALPIAAWESRRWGRATPDGGRPEPIDRFEPSGLMRHEALVAFAVSRADRLAAVLADVRAVADDPGAGQVVLVERDSAAVAQWIALACAVLPREQAHRLTFTTYTRRPVQARQQIIGVLPSSETVAYGHRHRVHDCTRPPVPAAPGTSAEAVADPWAEVCARVWRAGRPDLFRRHGPDLGSLAAAALTARVPLPPAALTAATHWVRDRAGSLPEDELAAIVTALCEARPADDAGPVDRETSGTDSAGDFVAGLTALFERLDGQVPAVVSAPLAARVLTAAVRGDGPVPVVHGGSFTPEARTRLGAELGYAIRSGVADPAQPPAGRPLGLLRVADLLEVDCTDLLPDLAARLAQALMDIPEARAHASATGPEPRTGTGHPGRRTPAATADRDGAIPWWSTRTGPAQPGTGNGARAGTGIGPGTGHDAATGVTGPGGPADAAGLTGPAHPGGPGSSSGSSGSSGPDWPARPGRLSGTGGPDRPGWPSRAGGPGDLAGPALPGGAGGPGGPARPGSPVGPGSPVGPGELAGLRDAVAAHPTLRIALFGALDAISADRPVSAARMLAVVDLPVRGHPGFPHLRMCASNALPTGAGDRLTAFHGVVRTAGVSPHTEPAVLRTAVDLVWPGELPTGQEASLLLNELGSDLHRAAGTRDLLVDAALAAPADDRDIPALAADLLRCFTAELAPEQRAALLLLEFAGLLGTEGEGLDWVQRAAALGANARPVPAPVLERIHRALARRLLRGSAPPGELYALALSGDAALLSAYERRAQSNRVGDRLRTVPGYVADCFCDWSSHAGAHPAWDEICSGLLAKVLRPVVRALPAEDLAQVEAGLDRAGRGKLDAFRAWNRPGTLGRLAGRFTGRGRGKEGGRDGGRDGSRGNDPSSRYGDVAPPPGDGREYR